AGGTGACCGGCACGGTGCCGGCAGCCTCGCGGATGGCGGCGAGAGCCGGAACGTCGACGCGGTTCTCGGCGGTGAGGGCGCCGAAGACGATGCCGACGCGGACGCTGCTCGTCTCGGCCAGCGCAGCGATCGCGCGGGTGTCGGCGACCATCACGCGCAGCTCGTCGTCGGAGTACACGAAGTCGCCCCCGCGCGAGCGGACCATGATCTGCACGCCCACGCGGTGAACCGACGCGAGCACCGTCTGGATCATGCCGAGGCTGGGAGTGGTGCCGCCCTCGAGCAGATCGGCGCAGAGCTCCACGCGATCGGCGCCCGCGCGTTCGGCGGCGAGCACGCCGGCGAGGTCGTCGACGCAGATCTCGACGAGCGCGCGAGGGACGCCCGCGGCGAGGGATGCCGTCACCGCGACACTCCGACTTGCTCGTGGGTCTCGCGGGCGACGGCGAGGGGCGCGCGGGGCGGCGCGGGCGGTGTCACGGGCCTGGATCCTTCCCGCGGTGTCGCCCGCGATGTCGATCTGTCGACGCGGGGTGAGTCCTCGAGCGTCGGTGGATGAAGACTGTCAGTACCGTGTTACGCGGATGATTCGATGCCACCCGACTCCACGGCGTGAAACGCTGGACGCACGATGACCGACTCCACGCCCGCCGATCGCCTCCGCGCCGCCCTCGCGCACTCCGACGCCTCCGCGCGGCTGCAGACGGCGCTCGCCGCGGGAACGCGGCCCCACGACAGCTACATCGCCGAGCTCGTCGCCCGGTGCGCCGTCGAGAGCGACTTCTTCGTGCGCGACATGCTCACGTGGGCGTTGACGCGGCACGACCCCGCGCGGGCGGTCGCGGCGCTGCTGCCCGAGGTGGGGTCCGACGTGCCGCAGGCACGCAGTCAGGCGCTGCACACGCTGTCGAAGATCGGCGATCCCGCCGCGTTCGCCGTGATCACGCCGGCGGTGCTGCGCGACCGGCACCCCGAGGTGGCACGGGCGGCGTGGCGCACGGCATCCGGTCTCGTTCCCGACGACGCGCACGAGGCGCTCGCCGACGAGCTCGCCACGCAGTTCGGCCGCGGCGACCACGACACCCAGCGGAGCCTCAGCCGGGCCTTCGCGGCGATCGG
The DNA window shown above is from Microbacterium proteolyticum and carries:
- a CDS encoding HEAT repeat domain-containing protein; the encoded protein is MTDSTPADRLRAALAHSDASARLQTALAAGTRPHDSYIAELVARCAVESDFFVRDMLTWALTRHDPARAVAALLPEVGSDVPQARSQALHTLSKIGDPAAFAVITPAVLRDRHPEVARAAWRTASGLVPDDAHEALADELATQFGRGDHDTQRSLSRAFAAIGYRAEPAVERAAASPYDVVSAHARATAIVMDDPDTEFAEAVVEARRVVAQRALPAED